CTGCCTCCAACGCTTCGGGCTCAGCCGTGAGCTTTGACAGTTCTACCTCCAGCTCACCTGACCACCACGCCGGAACAAGTGCTGTTGCATGTTCGTAGGGACGGCAGGTACTGCACCACTCCCAACTTGCTCCGCGCGACACGTACAACTCTCCATCAGCCACGACCTCAACCTTCTTTCCATGCTGATAATACCGATGAAGTGTTCGTGCGCCACAGACCGGGCATGGCGAGGACACGTTCAAGCCCTCTCTTGAGCCTGCGAAGACAGCATACCACTCCCGCAGGCACTCTTCCGGAACACCCCGCCAAGCCTGACCATGACCGGTGCTCATCTTTCACCTCGAATGAATGCCTCAAGGGCATTCCCGGCACCGGGGACGCTCCAGCGGAAGATGCAGAAGTACCCGCCGTCGCGCTGACGCGGAGCCATCACTTCCGTTGCAGGAGTTCCGAAATCCATCCGTGAACATCACACTCAATCACGAGTCACGAAGTCTACTCCCGGGACCTTGTCATGCCGTGATCTCCATCCCTACTTCGACAGCCCTCTGGCAGGTAGCCAGGAACTGCCCGCAAGGAAGGAGGCATATCGTTCCCGCAGATCCCGGATCATGACGCCTCGATCGTAGGCGCGAAGCAGCACTTCTCCGCCCTGTAGTGAGACCAAGGTCCTGCACGAGAGGCGAACCGACAGTGCCCGACCCAGCTGATCCCCCAGCACAGCATCCATCTCCTTCCCGAAGCACTCGCGCTGGCCAAAAATCTGCACCTCCACCACGAAGGCGTCCAGCTCCAACTCCCACGCGTCAGCGACTTCATCCTCAAGGCGATGGGTACGAAGAAACGCTCTCGTGTAAGCCAGCTGGGCGGAGAGGTCCTCAACGGAAACATGAAACCCAAGGACGCTCGCCTCGGATAGATCCCCCCTCAATCCCAGGCATTCCCGCAGGGCGCTTTCGACCCCAGCCCCATCCCGCGATTCTACTGCAATGCGAACAAAGGCTTCTCCGTTCATGTACACGCCTCCGCACTCACGGCAGTTGAGCCTCGCGAAGCCCCGGTAGATCCGACTCATCAACCACAGAGATCTCCACCGAGCACGTCTCCCTGCGCGAGACTCTCCGCACCATCACCAGACAAGACCAGCTCGGCGGTCATTCCAGCCTCAAGTTCCTGGAAGCTGTGGCCATAAGCGTGAATCTGCTCGACGCGAATCGAAACGGGCCGGTCGTCTGAACGGGTGGACGGACCATATCCTTCGGGTGTCCGCACTGGAGTCAGCTTGAAGGCGGCCGAGAAGACGTCGCCGATGCGGATGATGCCTTCGATGATGCGTCCGGCCGCGCGGACGCCCCCCGGCTGGGGATTGACGCTCGCCACTGCGAATTCGATGGGGCTGCTCGCCACGGCTCGATACGCATGGGGTACAGCTTCGGACAGCCACCACTCCCAGAACTGAAGTCGGCGCTCGGGGTCGGATGATGCGTCCCAGGGAGGTCCGCCCGCGGAGGCAGCCGCTGCGAACATGGACGCATCCATGTCTTCTGCATCGACCTGGTTGTCGCGCAGGTGCGCATCGTCCTCAGTCAGCGGGAAAGTCTCGTCGTCGATGCAGGTAAGCAGGGCCTGCACCGCGGAGAATCCCGCTGCGGCTCCCTGCGAATCCTCATCCGAAGACGACAACTCCACCATGTGGTCCCAGGCCCGCTGCCAGAGTGCCTGGGCTTCGATCTTGTCGAGCCGCCCCACCCTCACCGCTTCCGCCGAATCCAGCACGGTGTGCGGCGTGCGGTCCTGTGAGGACTTCAACTCCCAGAGAGGAAGCACATGCCGGGCAGTCGTGAGCGCCAGCGCCACACGCCGGGCATACCCGGGTCCACGCCCCTGCTCACGCCCCAGCGACCTCCAGATCTTCCGCCGCAGGCCCAACGAAAGGTCGTGCACGGGGTCCGCTCGCACTGACTCAATCGCCCGTTGAAGCAGGGACTTCAAAATCTCGGGCTCACCCATCCTCAATCTCCACGTTCGGCCTCCCCTGCATCGACTCAAGGGGCATCAGGCGGCAGATTCCCCCATGCGTCCGGATTCTCCGGCTCGGGTGTCAGCGCGAGCCGGGTGAACCGGCCACCCCGGACCTCAACAACCGCCCACAATTCGGCCAGGCAATTCGGGCAGCGGCCCAGTCCGTAAGCCCAGACGTCGCGCCCTACCGTCCCTGGCTCAGGCCCCACGGGCGACCGCGGCATCCTGGGTGCAAGGCCCCAGACAATCTCACCGGCAGAAAAACGCCTGTCCTCCAGGACCCCGATGTCCGCCTGAAAGGCGACCTCGCCCAGGCAACCGCAGGCACTGCACCCCACCACCCCCAAGAACTCATTGTACCGGCCCATCGCGCCGCCTCCCCCCAGTTCCACTGCCAGGTAGCTCCAGAAGTATCCGCCGTCGCGTTGACTCCGTTTCGTCGGTACGACGGTGGTCTTCGCGGCGCCATGGAGGAGGCGGCTTTCCGCACAAAACTAAAATTCAGTGCGATCTTTATGCAGCACATCACGGCCAAGCTTGCACAAAACTAAAACGGCTCTATACTTTCGTGCATGAGTGCCGAACCCCCACTCAAGCCGGACTGGGACCAGCTCTACCGTGTGGCCGAGGCCCAGGAGGGCCACTTCACGACGCAGCAGGCTGCCCAAGCGGGCTACTCGCCCCAACTGCTTGCCCACTACGTGCGCATCGGCCGGGCTTCGCGAATCCAGCGGGGCATCTACCGGCTGGTGCACTTCCCAGCGGGCGAGCACGAGGACCTCGTCGCGGTGTGGCTCTGGTCCGAACAGATGGGAACCTTCTCCCATCAGACCGCACTCGCGCTTTACGACCTCTCCGATGTCCTGCCCGCGCGGATCCACCTGACGCTCCCGGAGGCGTGGAAGACGCGTCGTTTGCGCGTGCCCAAGCTTGTCGTGCTCCACTTTGCCGACCTGCTCGACTCCGAGCGCCAGTGGGTGGGGGCCGTGCGGGTCACGACTCCCTCCAGGACATTGGATGACTGCGCGCGGGGCGCACTCACTCCGGACCTGATGCGTCAGGCCGCGCTGCAAGCCCTGCATCGCGGCATGGTCAGGGGCTCCCTGCCAACCGTGGAAGAGGCACTGAAGCCTTTTGGAGGCCTCAACGCGTGACGAGCCGCACCTATGCATCGCCCGCGGCCTTCAAGCAGGCGCTGGAGCAGCGCCTTCGCCAGGAGGCCCAGAAGCGCAACCTGCCACTCGAACGTCAGCGCGAGCTGCTGGTCTTCAGCCGCTTCCTCGCCCGCGTCTACGCGAAGCTGGGCTCCAGCGTCACCCTCAAGGGAGGACTGGTGCTGGAGCTCCGCATCGAAGGGGCGCGAGCCACGAAGGACATCGACCTTCGCATCCAAGGCGACCCCAGCGGATTGCTACTCCAACTGCAGGACGCTGCAAGGCACGAGCTTGGCGACTTCTTTTCGTTCGAGGTCCGCCCGGATGACGAGCATCCCAAGATCCAGAACGAGGGCATGCGCTACGAAGGGCTGCGCTTTCGCGCGGAGTGCAGGCTCGCACAGAAGATCTACAGCCGCCCTTTCGACGTGGACGTCGCCTTCGGGGAGCCCATGCTGGGAACGCCTGATGAGGTCACGGCCCCCGACGTGCTCGGCTTCGCGAACATCGCGCCGCCCCGCCTGCGGCTCTACCCCGTCGAAACCCATCTCGCGGAGAAATTGCACGCATACACAATGCCCCGACTGCGGCCAAACTCACGCGTGAAAGACCTGCCCGACCTCGCGCTGCTGGCGCAGGCACGGAAGCCACTGGAGGCAGAGCAGCTGCGACAAGCGCTCAAGCTGACCTTCGACTTCCGCAATACCCATCCACTGCCGGGCGCCCTTCCCCTCCCGTCCAGGGATTGGGAGAGGCCCTACGCGGACATGGCCCAGGACAACCAGCTCCCCTGGCCCACACTCGAGAAAGTGACCGAAGCCGCGAAACGCTTCCTCGATCCCGTCCTGGACGGGGCATCCATCACCCGTTGGGATCCGGAGACCTGGAGTTGGAATCACTGAACAAGGGCTGAGGACAGACCACGAACGTGCAGCCCCCCCTCTGGCCTTCCCGCCGCGGAACAGGCTCTACTGAGAGGTGCTTTGCATTTCTATCAGAGGGCCGTCAAGCAGCAGGACGACCCCACCATTTCGGGACAGCCACGCTCGGAATCGCAAGGCGCCACCTACAGCCGCCCGCTGCAAGCGTGAATCAGTCTTCCGCTCGAGCGATAGAGACGTACTCAAGAGCCAGCCGGACCAACTCCTCCATGTCGGCCACGGGGCGCGCGGTCATCATCTGGCCGGGCCCCATGTGGGAGAACGTCCACGTCTCCCTTCTCTTGCATAGCGCGAACGCTACGTAGTTCCCGGTCGCGGGGTGCCTGTAGCGGCACATCATCATCGAGTCAGCCCCCCCCCCATGTAGCGGACCTCGATACCCCTGCTCCGCAGGAGTTCAACCGCCTGCGCCAGGTTCACTGACTCCCTCCTTCCGAGCTGCCTCCTGCGCCTCTGGACGTCCGAGTAACGGTCCAGAAGTGGGCCGGTCTCGTAACCCAGATGTACTCCGACCTGTCCATCTTGGCCTCGTAGCCAATACCGGGACCTGGCGACTCAGGAGACGCCTCAGCCTGCGGCCCCCACGGGTCCCGAATCCGAACCTGCTTGGGGGTCGTCTTGTCGACAATCACTGCATGGGCCGGCCCTCACGCGGTCCATGCCCCGTGTCCTTGACACGGAAGCGACTCTTGCCGACTGCTTACTCTCCAGCCGACTCAAAGGAAACTGGAGAGCCGCCCCCATACAGGACTTGAGCGTCTCCCCTTGAAACGCGCTCAGCCAAGCTCCGGCCGACGAAAATGGGGACCTTGTCCTTGGAAACGAGGGGACTCTCCTTTTCAACAAACGCCAGGAGTTCCTTCATCATCTTCTTCAGGCGCCTTCCCTCCGCGCCCCCACCGGGCGACGCATCAAGATAGAACCGCCCTGGAATCACATCGCGGTCCCGCGCCTGTGCTCTGGTCCACTCCAAACATGCACCAGCCTTGGGATAGACATGGAACTCTCCATCCCGCCCGACCACGGGAGCAACGCGACC
This DNA window, taken from Corallococcus coralloides DSM 2259, encodes the following:
- a CDS encoding Imm5 family immunity protein gives rise to the protein MGEPEILKSLLQRAIESVRADPVHDLSLGLRRKIWRSLGREQGRGPGYARRVALALTTARHVLPLWELKSSQDRTPHTVLDSAEAVRVGRLDKIEAQALWQRAWDHMVELSSSDEDSQGAAAGFSAVQALLTCIDDETFPLTEDDAHLRDNQVDAEDMDASMFAAAASAGGPPWDASSDPERRLQFWEWWLSEAVPHAYRAVASSPIEFAVASVNPQPGGVRAAGRIIEGIIRIGDVFSAAFKLTPVRTPEGYGPSTRSDDRPVSIRVEQIHAYGHSFQELEAGMTAELVLSGDGAESLAQGDVLGGDLCG
- a CDS encoding type IV toxin-antitoxin system AbiEi family antitoxin domain-containing protein, with amino-acid sequence MSAEPPLKPDWDQLYRVAEAQEGHFTTQQAAQAGYSPQLLAHYVRIGRASRIQRGIYRLVHFPAGEHEDLVAVWLWSEQMGTFSHQTALALYDLSDVLPARIHLTLPEAWKTRRLRVPKLVVLHFADLLDSERQWVGAVRVTTPSRTLDDCARGALTPDLMRQAALQALHRGMVRGSLPTVEEALKPFGGLNA
- a CDS encoding nucleotidyl transferase AbiEii/AbiGii toxin family protein, producing MTSRTYASPAAFKQALEQRLRQEAQKRNLPLERQRELLVFSRFLARVYAKLGSSVTLKGGLVLELRIEGARATKDIDLRIQGDPSGLLLQLQDAARHELGDFFSFEVRPDDEHPKIQNEGMRYEGLRFRAECRLAQKIYSRPFDVDVAFGEPMLGTPDEVTAPDVLGFANIAPPRLRLYPVETHLAEKLHAYTMPRLRPNSRVKDLPDLALLAQARKPLEAEQLRQALKLTFDFRNTHPLPGALPLPSRDWERPYADMAQDNQLPWPTLEKVTEAAKRFLDPVLDGASITRWDPETWSWNH